A genomic window from Archaeoglobus profundus DSM 5631 includes:
- a CDS encoding carbohydrate kinase family protein, translating to MFAGVGPALIDYIHTIDQYPPRGGHAVVKSTVKSAGGAGANVIYGLSRYGVKCSFYSTIGKDEDAELFKDSMKGVYLKLSVTHEKTGKVNVYVDRDGERTFFVHPNASGVLKLEMDDEDFKMNDYFYLDPFPSEKSLDVHTDIAKRAKEFGKTVILSMSYPYVIMGFEKLKGILKYIDIAITSKAEFDLLGVDEEDILKFVDIFVITMGKEGAKAIAQDGVYYYPAYDVKVVDTTGAGDAFAVGFFYCYIKGYDLNTCLKIGNLVASYNIQRYGARNFPPLHEVEDHIGHNCKDV from the coding sequence ATGTTTGCAGGAGTAGGCCCAGCTTTAATAGATTACATTCACACAATAGACCAGTATCCGCCAAGAGGGGGGCATGCTGTCGTCAAAAGTACAGTTAAATCAGCTGGAGGGGCTGGAGCGAACGTAATTTATGGATTATCAAGATACGGTGTCAAATGCTCATTTTACTCCACTATTGGAAAGGATGAGGATGCTGAACTGTTTAAAGACAGTATGAAAGGAGTTTATCTCAAGTTGTCAGTTACCCATGAGAAAACGGGAAAGGTTAACGTTTACGTTGATAGAGATGGAGAGAGAACATTCTTTGTTCATCCGAACGCTTCTGGAGTCTTAAAGCTTGAAATGGATGATGAAGACTTTAAGATGAATGACTATTTCTATCTAGATCCCTTTCCATCTGAAAAAAGTCTCGATGTACACACGGATATTGCTAAAAGGGCTAAGGAATTCGGAAAAACTGTAATTCTTAGCATGAGCTATCCCTATGTGATCATGGGTTTTGAGAAGCTGAAAGGAATTCTCAAATACATCGATATAGCTATAACATCCAAAGCGGAGTTTGATCTTCTAGGTGTAGATGAAGAAGATATTCTCAAGTTTGTCGATATCTTCGTGATTACAATGGGGAAAGAAGGAGCGAAGGCAATAGCGCAAGATGGAGTTTACTATTATCCCGCTTACGATGTCAAGGTTGTAGATACGACTGGTGCGGGTGATGCCTTTGCAGTTGGCTTTTTCTACTGCTATATTAAGGGCTACGATTTGAACACATGCTTAAAGATTGGGAACCTCGTTGCAAGCTACAACATCCAGCGTTATGGTGCAAGAAACTTTCCACCGTTACATGAGGTTGAAGACCATATAGGTCATAATTGTAAAGATGTATGA
- a CDS encoding DUF1850 domain-containing protein translates to MKKIFLLILFCFSTLILIYYISLYNVLTVQGDRNVQQMLIKDGTIVTLKFVHSVELFDYIEVYEVYDGNLILKKAMSKSFGWGLPYYGNLTFEDYYIVYRFNKSFRSFYVSTYDFNNYTLRVDNKTLKLDNFGTLVKLRVDDLWQWIFQRLKESLPMKEDCLDGKQS, encoded by the coding sequence ATGAAGAAAATTTTTTTACTTATACTTTTTTGTTTCTCCACCCTAATTCTGATTTACTACATCTCCCTCTACAACGTCCTAACTGTTCAAGGTGACAGAAACGTTCAGCAAATGTTAATTAAAGATGGCACAATCGTTACACTGAAGTTCGTTCACTCCGTCGAACTCTTCGATTACATTGAAGTTTACGAAGTTTACGATGGAAATTTAATTCTTAAGAAGGCGATGAGCAAATCTTTCGGTTGGGGTTTGCCCTATTACGGGAACTTAACTTTTGAAGACTATTACATAGTTTACAGATTTAACAAGAGTTTCAGAAGCTTTTATGTATCAACGTACGACTTCAATAACTACACACTCCGCGTAGATAACAAAACTCTTAAACTCGACAATTTCGGCACTCTGGTAAAGCTAAGGGTTGATGACCTATGGCAGTGGATCTTTCAAAGATTAAAAGAAAGTTTGCCCATGAAAGAAGATTGTCTGGATGGCAAGCAGTCCTAG
- a CDS encoding single-stranded-DNA-specific exonuclease RecJ, with amino-acid sequence MKEILKRARELADKIKKREYVKIVTHIDADGITSGAIAFESLRRAGIDCEIKFVKNLDSKKIEELSNEFVWFTDLGSGCIKDIVRFKLDCVITDHHIPEGYYRYQLNPHDFGYDGSYDLSGSGATYLVAKFLNPMNHVDLIQLAIVGAIGDLQDSKNCKLVGLNKFLIEEGVKHGFLKVEKDLRFFGKQTRPVFKMLEYNFDPYIPGVSGSERGSIELLRRLGIPLKDEDWRRWIDLSRGEKRAVVSELVRICMKHGYPLSYIKRIVGECYILTKQVEGTELRDAMEFSTLLNATARYSKADIGLRVCLGILNGCDEWAFKKARKLLQQHRKNLSEGIKIALDRLREFKSVQFFHARDDILDTIVGIVAGMCYCKANLDKPIVAFANCDEGVKVSARATQRLVEKGLNLAKAIEIACRKVGGHGGGHKIAAGAIIPKGKEWEFLEEFNRVVEGQIKAQP; translated from the coding sequence ATGAAAGAGATTTTGAAGAGGGCTAGAGAACTAGCTGACAAGATAAAAAAGAGGGAATACGTTAAAATCGTTACTCATATAGATGCAGATGGAATTACGTCGGGTGCGATAGCTTTTGAAAGTCTTAGGAGGGCGGGAATTGATTGTGAGATTAAGTTTGTCAAGAACTTAGATTCTAAGAAAATTGAAGAACTTTCAAACGAGTTCGTCTGGTTTACGGATTTGGGTAGCGGTTGTATAAAAGACATAGTGAGATTTAAGCTCGATTGCGTTATAACTGATCATCACATTCCTGAAGGTTACTACAGATACCAGCTAAACCCACACGATTTCGGATACGATGGGAGTTACGATTTGAGCGGTTCTGGAGCGACTTATCTGGTTGCGAAGTTTTTAAATCCTATGAACCACGTAGATTTAATTCAATTGGCGATCGTTGGAGCTATAGGAGATCTGCAGGACTCTAAGAACTGCAAGCTCGTTGGATTGAACAAATTTCTGATTGAAGAGGGAGTTAAGCACGGATTTTTGAAAGTTGAAAAAGATCTGAGGTTTTTCGGCAAGCAGACGAGACCTGTTTTTAAGATGCTTGAGTACAACTTTGATCCCTATATACCGGGCGTTAGCGGGAGTGAGAGGGGGTCTATAGAACTTTTGAGAAGGCTGGGAATCCCCTTAAAAGATGAGGATTGGAGGAGATGGATAGATTTGAGTAGGGGCGAGAAAAGAGCGGTTGTTTCCGAGCTTGTGAGGATATGCATGAAGCATGGGTACCCTTTGAGCTACATAAAGAGGATAGTCGGGGAGTGCTACATACTGACCAAACAGGTTGAGGGAACTGAGCTCAGAGATGCTATGGAGTTTTCAACGCTTCTGAATGCAACTGCAAGGTATAGCAAAGCTGACATAGGTTTGAGGGTTTGCTTGGGAATTTTGAACGGATGTGATGAATGGGCATTCAAGAAGGCTCGGAAGCTGTTGCAACAACACCGCAAAAACCTATCTGAAGGAATAAAGATTGCTCTCGATAGGTTGAGGGAGTTTAAGAGCGTTCAGTTCTTCCATGCAAGGGATGATATACTGGATACGATTGTAGGAATAGTGGCTGGCATGTGCTATTGTAAGGCAAATTTGGATAAGCCTATAGTTGCCTTCGCAAACTGCGATGAAGGAGTTAAGGTTTCTGCAAGGGCAACACAAAGACTCGTTGAAAAAGGCTTGAATTTGGCTAAAGCTATCGAAATCGCTTGCAGAAAGGTGGGAGGGCATGGAGGGGGTCACAAGATAGCGGCTGGAGCTATAATACCGAAGGGGAAGGAGTGGGAATTCTTGGAAGAGTTCAACAGGGTTGTAGAAGGACAGATCAAAGCTCAACCTTAA
- a CDS encoding type II secretion system F family protein has translation MRETVKVYVPKFFIRRCTRRVLKNREKYRDLEKALVSARLPLNVQELLAIASFYSIISFFIGLMLGMIIVLTTSPTLLLYIASYTPFYNYVSENYYLIRKVYPAIAIIFGLIAYKLTSYSILSYPFFLAKRRRNEIELYLPHAISMMYSMATGGIPIHNMIRTVAESKHIFGELSREFMIIVEMVDVFKRNIYDGMRFVRDTTPSPQLSSFLDNMIFILEGGGRLSEFLRRKSEELSEERERTFESFIELLGMMAEVYIALFVVLPLFLLIVLSVTRILGTPFEIYRIILIVTLPVATFMFMYIIRSIIPLPKVKLEEFERRYELVKANVVEGFRDSFTIDRIKRFKKKILRLLLHPFKERIYDINLKVVLFHVTLASIVVFLISLRYLRLEHTLLLAISAFVIPLIILVEIKERVMRKTEERIPDVFSELAMLNEAGLTVLEGLRVLSQTEMGLLTREIAVMRREIEWGVLIPRAFIRLGIRVKSDILSKIVPVVVKALETAPTIKDAFNVVARYADTEVAFKKRMRSSTLLYVIIIYMCIVVFLTTTYMIITSFFKPFVGLSGVSVGGYALSFDVEYIKNSFLQVAMMVGVLSGLVAGQIGEGNALLGLKHSYIFTIMTYMVFNLM, from the coding sequence ATGAGAGAAACTGTTAAAGTTTACGTTCCAAAGTTTTTCATAAGGAGATGTACTAGAAGAGTTTTGAAAAATAGGGAAAAGTACAGAGATCTTGAGAAAGCGCTAGTTTCCGCCAGGTTACCTTTAAACGTTCAGGAGTTACTAGCGATCGCGAGTTTCTACTCTATAATCTCTTTTTTTATCGGGTTAATGTTGGGTATGATTATCGTTCTTACTACTTCACCTACACTTCTCCTATACATCGCAAGCTACACACCGTTCTACAACTACGTTTCGGAAAATTACTATCTCATAAGGAAGGTCTATCCAGCTATTGCAATCATTTTTGGGTTAATAGCGTACAAGCTTACTAGTTATTCAATTCTATCGTATCCCTTCTTTCTTGCAAAGAGGAGGAGAAATGAAATAGAACTCTACTTGCCGCACGCCATAAGCATGATGTACAGCATGGCTACGGGAGGAATTCCAATTCACAACATGATCAGAACTGTGGCAGAATCAAAGCACATCTTCGGTGAGTTGAGCAGAGAGTTCATGATAATAGTTGAAATGGTTGATGTCTTTAAGAGGAACATTTACGATGGAATGAGGTTCGTTAGAGATACAACCCCCTCCCCTCAGCTTTCATCATTTCTGGACAACATGATATTCATTCTTGAAGGAGGAGGTAGGCTTTCAGAATTTTTGAGAAGAAAATCTGAGGAGCTTTCTGAAGAGAGAGAAAGAACTTTCGAATCCTTCATAGAGTTACTGGGTATGATGGCAGAAGTTTACATAGCACTGTTCGTAGTCCTCCCTCTATTCCTGCTCATAGTTTTGTCCGTTACTAGAATATTGGGAACTCCATTCGAAATTTACAGGATCATCCTAATTGTTACGCTCCCCGTTGCCACTTTTATGTTCATGTATATCATAAGATCGATAATTCCACTACCGAAAGTTAAGCTTGAAGAATTCGAAAGAAGGTACGAACTCGTTAAAGCTAATGTAGTCGAGGGATTCAGAGATTCTTTCACAATCGATAGAATTAAGAGGTTTAAAAAGAAAATCCTAAGACTGTTGTTACATCCGTTCAAGGAAAGAATCTACGATATTAATCTGAAGGTTGTTCTGTTTCACGTAACACTTGCATCAATCGTCGTCTTTCTTATATCCTTAAGATACCTCAGGCTTGAACACACACTACTTTTAGCTATTTCAGCATTCGTAATTCCTCTGATAATCTTAGTTGAAATAAAGGAGAGAGTCATGAGAAAAACCGAAGAAAGAATTCCAGATGTTTTTTCCGAACTTGCAATGCTAAATGAGGCTGGTTTAACAGTACTTGAAGGTTTAAGAGTTTTGTCTCAAACCGAAATGGGGTTACTCACGAGGGAAATCGCCGTTATGAGAAGGGAAATAGAGTGGGGTGTTTTGATTCCAAGAGCCTTTATAAGATTGGGAATCAGAGTAAAGAGCGATATACTATCCAAAATAGTACCTGTCGTTGTAAAAGCTTTGGAAACAGCACCGACTATTAAAGATGCCTTTAACGTGGTTGCGAGATATGCGGATACAGAAGTGGCGTTTAAAAAGAGAATGCGAAGCAGTACATTACTCTACGTGATCATAATATACATGTGCATAGTGGTATTCTTGACGACAACATACATGATAATAACCAGCTTCTTCAAACCTTTTGTAGGACTTTCTGGAGTGAGTGTTGGAGGGTACGCTTTATCTTTTGACGTTGAATATATAAAGAACTCATTCTTACAAGTTGCTATGATGGTTGGTGTACTGTCCGGTCTTGTCGCTGGTCAAATAGGAGAGGGGAACGCACTCCTAGGGTTAAAGCACTCATACATCTTTACAATTATGACCTATATGGTCTTCAACCTCATGTAA
- a CDS encoding TAXI family TRAP transporter solute-binding subunit produces the protein MRKSLVFFVLLSAIVILGCAQQAPEKPSETTPVATTPEVYHLTILTGGAAGTYYPIGGAMANIINKYVYVDGVEATAVTSGASVANARKLGSGEAELALLQNDIAYYAYHGIEMFKDNPIKNIRGIATLYPEVIQIVTLKDKGIRTIYDLKGKKVAVGAPGSGTAVDALQILEAAGINESNTHFEYLNFKEVADALKDGTIDAGFIVAGVPTSAVMELASVRDVYIVEVPDEIYEKLKEKYPFYTQYIIPAETYKGLDKDVKSVAVMAMLATREDIPKDIIYKVTKAIFEHTDELVEAHQRAKDITLETALDGMSIPLHPGAEKFYKEKGLI, from the coding sequence ATGAGGAAAAGTTTGGTGTTTTTTGTTCTGCTTAGTGCAATTGTAATTCTTGGATGTGCTCAGCAGGCCCCAGAAAAACCATCTGAAACTACGCCAGTAGCAACAACTCCAGAAGTTTATCATCTGACAATTTTGACTGGTGGTGCTGCTGGAACGTACTATCCGATTGGTGGAGCCATGGCTAACATAATAAACAAATACGTTTACGTTGACGGTGTTGAGGCTACAGCCGTAACTTCTGGTGCATCTGTTGCCAATGCCAGAAAACTGGGTTCGGGAGAAGCTGAATTGGCATTACTCCAGAATGACATAGCCTACTACGCTTATCACGGCATTGAAATGTTCAAGGACAACCCGATTAAGAACATAAGGGGAATTGCCACACTCTATCCAGAAGTCATTCAAATCGTAACGCTGAAGGACAAAGGAATCAGGACGATATACGATTTGAAGGGTAAGAAGGTTGCTGTTGGTGCACCGGGAAGTGGAACTGCGGTGGACGCATTGCAAATCCTAGAAGCGGCCGGAATTAATGAGAGTAATACGCATTTTGAGTATTTGAACTTTAAAGAGGTTGCTGACGCTTTGAAGGATGGAACTATAGATGCTGGATTCATAGTTGCTGGAGTTCCTACATCTGCTGTCATGGAGCTGGCATCTGTCAGAGATGTTTACATCGTTGAAGTGCCAGACGAGATTTACGAGAAGCTTAAGGAGAAGTATCCATTCTACACGCAGTACATCATACCAGCTGAAACTTACAAGGGTCTTGACAAGGATGTAAAGAGCGTTGCAGTCATGGCAATGCTTGCTACTAGAGAGGATATCCCCAAGGATATCATCTACAAGGTAACCAAGGCAATATTTGAACATACGGATGAGCTTGTAGAGGCACACCAGAGAGCTAAGGACATAACACTTGAAACTGCGCTAGACGGTATGTCTATACCATTACACCCTGGTGCTGAGAAGTTCTACAAGGAAAAAGGTCTTATCTAA
- a CDS encoding TRAP transporter permease, producing MAVDLSKIKRKFAHERRLSGWQAVLVLAVSSVFSLFHIINGSYTGLLQLDIVKSIHLAFAIALTFLLFPARRGDESEGIPIYDLILAAIGFYVASYIALNYTELLKRAAIGYTLTDYIIALLGIIFVLEATRRAVNPALVIVAVAFILYAKFGDSLPFLSHPSYSWKEILEHLYLTKEGVFGTPLAVSATFVVLFVIFGAFLEKSGAGKFFIDLAIALTGRAVGGPAKAAVVASALMGMVSGSSVANTVTTGSFTIPLMKRVGYKPEFAGAVEPAASTGGQIMPPIMGAAAFIMAEFVGMPYSKIALCALIPAILYFFGVFTAVDLEARKENLRGLSDEEIPKVRDVLKRGWYYLLPLAVLIYMLASGYTPVLSAVYSIAVVVAIMVIKPIYENLKAKEPWRLVLKRILKNIIDALSSGGRGVVAVAMACASAGIIVGVVTLTGLGFKIAGIAMDLSQGNFMIVLVLTMIVSLILGMGVPTTANYIITSTIAAPAIISFLADVYGMSVRELVNHPELILPAHMFVFYFGVAADLTPPVALAAYAGSAIAGSDPWKTGINAFKIGIGKYIVPYVFVLTPQLLLIGAGSLSDVLTLITVLAFTALAIVSINGATIGYLFRKCNLPLRIALTIYGFLMLVPDNLFRILGLTLFLITAAYLKSSKNFKNYRELK from the coding sequence ATGGCAGTGGATCTTTCAAAGATTAAAAGAAAGTTTGCCCATGAAAGAAGATTGTCTGGATGGCAAGCAGTCCTAGTATTGGCGGTATCATCCGTATTTTCCCTCTTTCACATCATAAACGGCTCTTACACGGGGTTACTTCAGCTAGATATTGTTAAATCAATACATCTTGCTTTTGCAATAGCCTTAACCTTCCTGCTGTTTCCAGCGAGAAGGGGGGATGAATCAGAAGGAATTCCAATTTACGATCTTATCTTAGCTGCTATTGGATTTTACGTGGCATCCTATATAGCTCTTAACTACACAGAGCTCCTAAAGAGAGCGGCAATAGGTTACACGCTCACGGACTACATTATTGCCTTACTTGGGATAATATTCGTTCTCGAAGCTACGAGGAGGGCTGTAAACCCCGCCTTGGTAATCGTGGCAGTTGCTTTCATACTTTATGCAAAATTTGGAGACAGCCTTCCTTTTCTCTCCCATCCATCTTACTCTTGGAAAGAAATACTCGAGCACCTTTACCTGACGAAAGAGGGTGTTTTTGGCACGCCTTTAGCTGTATCAGCAACATTTGTCGTTCTCTTTGTAATATTTGGTGCATTCCTAGAAAAATCTGGTGCTGGAAAGTTCTTCATAGATTTGGCAATAGCCTTGACTGGTAGAGCTGTAGGAGGTCCCGCCAAGGCTGCCGTTGTCGCAAGTGCCCTGATGGGTATGGTTTCTGGTAGTTCGGTAGCTAACACCGTAACAACTGGCTCTTTCACAATACCCCTGATGAAGAGAGTTGGATACAAGCCCGAGTTCGCCGGTGCAGTAGAGCCCGCAGCTTCAACTGGAGGTCAAATAATGCCACCCATAATGGGTGCTGCCGCATTCATAATGGCTGAATTCGTCGGTATGCCCTATTCGAAAATTGCACTGTGCGCGTTGATACCGGCCATACTTTACTTCTTCGGCGTTTTTACTGCTGTGGATTTAGAGGCTAGGAAGGAGAATCTTAGAGGACTTTCGGATGAAGAGATTCCGAAAGTTAGAGATGTTTTGAAAAGAGGGTGGTACTACCTTTTACCCCTTGCAGTTTTGATATACATGCTTGCAAGCGGATATACACCGGTGTTAAGTGCGGTCTATTCAATAGCTGTAGTTGTCGCAATAATGGTAATAAAACCAATTTACGAAAATCTAAAAGCTAAAGAGCCTTGGCGCCTTGTTCTCAAGAGGATTTTAAAGAACATAATCGATGCTTTGAGCAGTGGCGGTAGAGGTGTTGTCGCAGTTGCAATGGCATGTGCCTCCGCCGGAATAATAGTTGGAGTAGTTACCCTAACCGGACTGGGATTTAAGATAGCCGGAATAGCAATGGATTTATCTCAGGGAAACTTTATGATAGTTCTCGTCCTAACAATGATTGTCTCTTTGATACTTGGAATGGGCGTTCCGACGACAGCTAACTACATAATTACCAGCACAATCGCTGCACCAGCGATAATTTCTTTCTTGGCTGATGTTTACGGAATGAGTGTAAGAGAGCTTGTTAACCATCCAGAACTGATATTACCAGCTCATATGTTCGTCTTTTACTTTGGAGTTGCTGCAGATCTTACGCCACCGGTTGCGCTTGCAGCTTACGCAGGTTCGGCAATAGCTGGTAGCGATCCGTGGAAGACGGGAATAAACGCATTCAAGATAGGTATCGGTAAATACATCGTCCCATACGTCTTTGTACTAACACCTCAACTTCTTCTGATAGGCGCAGGTTCTTTATCGGATGTGTTAACGCTAATAACGGTTCTCGCGTTCACAGCACTGGCGATAGTAAGTATAAATGGTGCAACTATAGGATACCTCTTCAGGAAGTGCAATTTACCGTTGAGAATTGCATTGACTATTTACGGATTTCTCATGCTCGTTCCAGACAACTTATTTAGAATTTTAGGGTTAACCCTTTTCCTCATAACTGCCGCTTACCTCAAGAGTTCAAAAAACTTTAAAAATTATCGTGAGCTTAAGTAA
- a CDS encoding type II/IV secretion system ATPase subunit, giving the protein MIPIYYRKLLEIYETLKVPLVDSSVPEGYEVVEEYWLVPNFTLIQIRRNVDTLEKVYWIIEPQVTRNELELLSILFDDLRRKVVLKEILLSEEEKIRVVLSALKEILDDYGLKLKSDLTLKILYYLMRDFFGYGAIDPFLIDPNLEDVSCDGYNIPTYVFHRKHGSMKTNVSFTQEELDNLVLLLGQKAGKHISYANPLVDATLPDGSRIQITYGTDVSTRGSSFTIRKFRVEPFTPIDLIAYGTFNAGLLAYYWLLIENKMNVMVIGETAAGKTTTLNALLMFIPPEAKVISIEDTREIQLFHENWIAEVTRTGVEGQEIDMYDLLRAALRQRPDYIVVGEVRGREAMTLFQAMSTGHAGYATFHAGDVNQLIYRLENPPLNVPRVMIQFLDSIIVQFMWTFRGVRKRRVKEIVEVVGLEPESKELLISRVFKWDPASDSYIQLADSKKLEKIAVMQGIEVIDVFEELKRRKEFLEMLYQKGIRDYKEVTKHIHMYYRNPEKAFEVLKE; this is encoded by the coding sequence ATGATACCAATCTACTATCGAAAGCTCTTGGAGATTTACGAAACGTTGAAGGTGCCGTTAGTTGACTCGTCGGTTCCTGAGGGCTATGAAGTTGTCGAGGAGTACTGGCTTGTACCCAACTTCACGCTAATTCAGATAAGAAGAAATGTCGATACTCTTGAAAAAGTGTACTGGATTATAGAGCCTCAGGTAACTAGAAACGAGCTCGAACTCTTGAGCATACTATTTGACGACCTAAGAAGGAAGGTAGTTCTTAAGGAGATTTTGCTGAGCGAGGAAGAAAAGATTAGAGTCGTTTTGTCTGCTTTAAAGGAGATATTAGATGACTACGGCCTTAAGCTGAAATCGGATTTAACCCTTAAAATTCTTTACTACTTAATGAGAGATTTCTTCGGATACGGAGCTATAGATCCCTTTTTGATCGATCCAAATTTGGAAGACGTATCTTGCGACGGATATAACATACCGACCTACGTCTTCCATAGGAAGCACGGTAGCATGAAAACCAACGTATCCTTTACGCAGGAAGAGCTTGATAACCTCGTCCTACTCCTAGGTCAAAAAGCTGGGAAGCATATATCCTACGCAAATCCATTGGTTGATGCAACACTTCCAGACGGTTCGAGAATTCAGATAACGTATGGAACCGATGTATCTACAAGGGGTTCGTCTTTTACCATAAGAAAGTTTAGAGTTGAGCCTTTCACACCAATCGATCTCATAGCGTACGGAACGTTTAACGCTGGTCTCTTGGCTTATTACTGGCTACTCATAGAGAACAAGATGAACGTAATGGTGATAGGTGAAACAGCTGCTGGGAAAACTACAACACTTAACGCTTTACTCATGTTCATACCTCCCGAGGCAAAGGTTATCTCGATAGAGGACACGAGAGAAATTCAACTCTTTCACGAAAACTGGATTGCTGAGGTTACAAGAACAGGAGTTGAGGGACAGGAGATTGATATGTACGATTTGCTCAGAGCAGCTTTAAGACAGAGGCCGGATTACATAGTTGTAGGAGAAGTTAGAGGCAGGGAGGCTATGACGTTATTTCAAGCAATGTCCACTGGACACGCTGGTTACGCAACGTTTCACGCTGGAGATGTAAATCAACTAATATACAGGCTTGAAAATCCTCCTTTGAACGTGCCTAGAGTGATGATACAGTTCTTAGACTCCATAATCGTACAGTTCATGTGGACATTCAGAGGTGTTAGAAAGAGAAGGGTCAAGGAGATAGTTGAGGTTGTAGGGTTAGAACCCGAAAGCAAAGAGCTCTTGATAAGCAGAGTCTTTAAATGGGATCCAGCAAGCGACAGCTACATTCAGCTTGCAGATTCGAAAAAGCTTGAAAAGATAGCAGTAATGCAGGGCATTGAGGTCATTGATGTCTTTGAAGAACTGAAGAGGAGAAAGGAGTTTTTAGAGATGTTATATCAGAAAGGGATACGAGATTACAAGGAAGTGACTAAGCACATCCACATGTATTACAGAAATCCTGAAAAGGCTTTTGAGGTGTTGAAAGAATGA
- the sepS gene encoding O-phosphoserine--tRNA ligase, producing the protein MKFDSREWLELVEKDFESAWLRSGDILTERSLNERYPLYQYDYGQEHPVFKTIQELRKAYLSLGFKEVINPIIVEDIHVKKQFGKEALAVLDRCFYLATLPKPNVGISAEKVRDIEKILGRKLEKDEIEELRMVFHSYKKGKIDGDDLSFEIAKALKIDDAKAVKIIELFPEFKELKPIPTSLTLRSHMTTGWFITLSNVADKMPLPIKLFSIDRCFRREQGESAVRLYSYFSASCVLVDEDVSVEDGKAIATALLRHFGFEKFKFRLDEKRSKYYIPGTQTEVFAFHPKLVGSNTKYKDGWVEIATFGIYSPTALCHYGIDYPVLNLGLGVERLAMILYGYTDVRKMVYMQDVVLSDLDIAKAIRIKEVPQTSVGFKVANAVIRTAEKHANEKSPCEFLAFEGELYGKDFRVYVFEVEENTKLCGPAYANEIVVYKNSVYGIPRNEKFKEYFENGIPTGIRYIDSFAYYIGKKVEEMVARGEGGVLRVRVVESPSDVNVTIQENVIRYIASKGGKIDIRGPMFVNVKVEL; encoded by the coding sequence ATGAAGTTCGATTCAAGGGAGTGGTTGGAGCTTGTTGAAAAGGATTTTGAGTCAGCTTGGCTTAGGAGTGGAGATATTCTGACAGAGAGAAGTTTAAACGAAAGATACCCCCTTTATCAATACGATTACGGACAGGAGCATCCAGTTTTTAAGACCATTCAAGAGTTGAGGAAGGCTTACCTATCCTTAGGATTCAAGGAGGTCATAAATCCGATAATTGTCGAGGATATTCACGTGAAGAAGCAGTTCGGAAAGGAGGCTTTGGCAGTTTTGGATCGATGCTTTTACTTGGCTACACTTCCAAAACCTAACGTCGGCATCTCAGCTGAGAAAGTAAGAGATATAGAGAAAATACTGGGGAGAAAGCTTGAGAAAGATGAGATAGAAGAACTCAGGATGGTATTTCACAGCTACAAGAAGGGTAAGATTGATGGGGACGATCTTTCTTTTGAGATAGCAAAGGCTTTGAAAATCGACGATGCTAAAGCTGTTAAAATCATAGAACTCTTTCCAGAATTTAAGGAATTGAAGCCGATTCCAACGAGTTTAACGCTCAGAAGTCACATGACGACTGGGTGGTTCATAACCTTAAGCAATGTAGCGGACAAAATGCCTCTACCGATAAAATTATTCAGCATAGACCGTTGCTTCAGAAGGGAGCAGGGGGAGAGTGCGGTAAGACTATACAGCTACTTCTCAGCGAGTTGCGTCTTGGTCGATGAGGATGTGAGCGTTGAGGATGGAAAGGCTATAGCTACAGCTTTGCTGAGACACTTCGGCTTCGAGAAGTTTAAGTTTAGGCTTGATGAGAAGAGGAGTAAGTACTACATTCCCGGGACTCAAACCGAAGTTTTTGCATTCCACCCCAAGCTTGTAGGTAGTAACACTAAATACAAAGACGGCTGGGTTGAGATAGCTACATTCGGAATATACTCCCCAACAGCCCTTTGCCACTACGGTATCGATTATCCCGTCCTAAATCTTGGTTTAGGTGTTGAAAGGTTGGCTATGATTCTCTACGGCTATACGGACGTTAGAAAGATGGTTTACATGCAGGATGTAGTGTTGAGTGACTTGGACATAGCCAAAGCGATAAGGATAAAAGAAGTTCCTCAGACATCAGTTGGCTTTAAGGTTGCAAATGCCGTAATAAGGACAGCTGAGAAACATGCAAATGAGAAAAGTCCATGCGAGTTCTTAGCCTTTGAAGGCGAGCTTTACGGCAAGGATTTCAGAGTTTACGTTTTTGAAGTTGAGGAAAATACCAAGCTCTGTGGTCCAGCCTATGCGAACGAGATAGTTGTCTACAAGAACAGCGTTTACGGAATTCCAAGGAATGAAAAATTCAAAGAGTACTTCGAGAACGGAATTCCTACCGGGATTAGATACATAGACAGCTTCGCATACTACATCGGTAAAAAGGTTGAGGAGATGGTTGCAAGAGGAGAAGGTGGAGTCTTGAGGGTGAGGGTTGTTGAGAGCCCAAGTGATGTGAACGTAACAATTCAAGAGAATGTAATAAGATACATAGCTTCGAAAGGTGGTAAGATAGACATCAGAGGACCAATGTTCGTGAACGTTAAGGTTGAGCTTTGA